The following proteins are co-located in the Oncorhynchus clarkii lewisi isolate Uvic-CL-2024 chromosome 30, UVic_Ocla_1.0, whole genome shotgun sequence genome:
- the LOC139389562 gene encoding basic salivary proline-rich protein 3-like → MVENGKIENGKPENGKQETGKPENGKQENGEPENGKQETGKPENGKQENGKPENENGQIEIGKPENGKPENGKPENGQIENGKPENGMPENGQIEIGKPENGKPENGQIENGKPENGKPENGQIENGKPENGQIEIAKPEIGKPKNGKPENGKPENGKQETGKPENGKQENGKPENGKPENGQIENGMPENGKPENGQIEIGKPENGKPENGKPENGKPDNGKPENGQI, encoded by the exons ATGGTAGAGAATGGTAAAATAGAGAATGGTAAGCCAGAGAATGGTAAGCAAGAGACTGGtaaaccagagaatggtaagcaAGAGAATGGTGAGCCAGAGAATGGTAAGCAAGAGACTGGtaaaccagagaatggtaagcaAGAGAATGGtaaaccagagaatg AGAATGGTCAAATTGAGATTGGTAAGCCAGAGAATGGTAAGCCAGAGAATGGTAAGCCAGAGAATGGTCAAATTGAGAATGGTAAGCCAGAGAATGGTATGCCAGAGAATGGTCAAATTGAGATTGGTAAGCCAGAGAATGGTAAGCCAGAGAATGGTCAAATTGAGAATGGTAAGCCAGAGAATGGTAAACCAGAGAATGGTCAAATTGAGAATGGTAAGCCAGAGAATGGTCAAATTGAGATTGCTAAGCCAGAGATTGGTAAGCCAAAGAATGGtaaaccagagaatggtaagccAGAGAATGGTAAGCAAGAGACTGGtaaaccagagaatggtaagcaAGAGAATGGtaaaccagagaatggtaagccAGAGAATGGTCAAATTGAGAATGGTATGCCAGAGAATGGTAAGCCAGAGAATGGTCAAATTGAGATTGGTAAGCCAGAGAATGGTAAGCCAGAGAATGGTAAGCCAGAGAATGGTAAGCCAGATAATGGTAAACCAGAGAATGGTCAAATTTAG